Proteins encoded by one window of Cinclus cinclus chromosome 14, bCinCin1.1, whole genome shotgun sequence:
- the BNIP1 gene encoding vesicle transport protein SEC20 isoform X1, whose product MAAAAAVPLRVCHQEIVKFDLEIKAAVQDIRDCPGPLSALTELNGAVKEKFRQLRGRIQELEQMAKEQDKESEKQALLREVENHKKQMLSNQAAWRKANLACKIAIDNSEKDQLLQGRDVLRQRKTTKESLAESASNITESLMGISRMMSQQVQQSEETVQTLANSSRTILEANEEFKSMSGTIQLGRKLITKYNRRELTDKLLIFLALALFLATVLYILKKRLFPFL is encoded by the exons atggcggcggccgcggccgtGCCGCTGCGGGTTTGCCACCAGGAGATCGTCAAGTTCGACCTGGAGATCAAAGCGGCCGTGCAG GACATCCGGGACTGCCCCGGGCCGCTCAGCGCCCTCACGGAGCTCAATGGCGCCGTGAAGGAGAAGTTCCGACAGCTCCGCGGCCGCATCCAG gagctggagcagatggCCAAGGAGCAGGACAAGGAGTCGGAAAAACAAGCCTTGCTGCGGGAGGTGGAGAACCACAAGAAGCAAATGCTCAG CAACCAGGCAGCTTGGAGAAAGGCAAATCTGGCCTGCAAAATTGCTATTGACAACTCTGAGAAAgatcagctgctgcagggaagagaTGTCTTAAGACAAAG gaaGACCACAAAGGAAAGTTTGGCAGAGAGTGCAAGTAACATCACAGAGAGTCTGATGGGCATCAGCAGGATGATGTCCCAGCAGGTGCAGCAGAGCGAGGAGACCGTGCAGACCTTAG CCAATTCTTCCCGAACCATCCTGGAAGCAAATGAGGAATTCAAGTCCATGTCTGGGACCATCCAGCTGGGGAGGAAGCTGATCACCAAGTACAACCGCCGGGAGCTGACAGACAAACTGCTCATCTTCCTGGCCCTTGCCCTCTTCCTGGCCACAGTGCTCTACATCCTCAAAAAGAGACTCTTCCCATTTTTGTAA
- the BNIP1 gene encoding vesicle transport protein SEC20 isoform X2 produces the protein MAAAAAVPLRVCHQEIVKFDLEIKAAVQDIRDCPGPLSALTELNGAVKEKFRQLRGRIQELEQMAKEQDKESEKQALLREVENHKKQMLRKTTKESLAESASNITESLMGISRMMSQQVQQSEETVQTLANSSRTILEANEEFKSMSGTIQLGRKLITKYNRRELTDKLLIFLALALFLATVLYILKKRLFPFL, from the exons atggcggcggccgcggccgtGCCGCTGCGGGTTTGCCACCAGGAGATCGTCAAGTTCGACCTGGAGATCAAAGCGGCCGTGCAG GACATCCGGGACTGCCCCGGGCCGCTCAGCGCCCTCACGGAGCTCAATGGCGCCGTGAAGGAGAAGTTCCGACAGCTCCGCGGCCGCATCCAG gagctggagcagatggCCAAGGAGCAGGACAAGGAGTCGGAAAAACAAGCCTTGCTGCGGGAGGTGGAGAACCACAAGAAGCAAATGCTCAG gaaGACCACAAAGGAAAGTTTGGCAGAGAGTGCAAGTAACATCACAGAGAGTCTGATGGGCATCAGCAGGATGATGTCCCAGCAGGTGCAGCAGAGCGAGGAGACCGTGCAGACCTTAG CCAATTCTTCCCGAACCATCCTGGAAGCAAATGAGGAATTCAAGTCCATGTCTGGGACCATCCAGCTGGGGAGGAAGCTGATCACCAAGTACAACCGCCGGGAGCTGACAGACAAACTGCTCATCTTCCTGGCCCTTGCCCTCTTCCTGGCCACAGTGCTCTACATCCTCAAAAAGAGACTCTTCCCATTTTTGTAA
- the NKX2-5 gene encoding homeobox protein Nkx-2.5 produces the protein MFPSPVTTTPFSVKDILNLEQQQQQGGLGSMELASLASPSCMLATFKQEAFGAEPPALPDLREELPEPPPSKTTAAFPGSYYVKSYVEMDSAKEAKADKKELCSLHKSLEQEKRDLEDPERPRQRKRRKPRVLFSQAQVYELERRFKQQKYLSAPERDHLANVLKLTSTQVKIWFQNRRYKCKRQRQDQTLEMVGIPPPRRIAVPVLVRDGKPCLGESSPYSSPYNVSINPYSYNAYPAYTNYNSPACNANYNCNYPSMQPMQPSAPANNFMNFSVGDLNSVQTPIPQGNASISTLHGIRAW, from the exons ATGTTTCCTAGCCCTGTGACAACGACCCCCTTCTCGGTGAAGGATATTCTgaacctggagcagcagcagcagcagggcgGCCTGGGCTCCATGGAGCTGGCATCGCTGGCCTCCCCGTCCTGCATGCTGGCCACGTTCAAGCAGGAGGCGTTCGGTGctgagcccccagccctgcccgacCTGCGGGAGGAGCTGCCCGAGCCTCCCCCCAGCAAAACCACGGCCGCCTTCCCCGGCTCCTACTACGTGAAGAGCTACGTGGAGATGGATTCGGCCAAGGAGGCCAAGGCAGACAAGAAAG AGCTATGTTCCCTACACAAaagcctggagcaggagaaaagaGACCTGGAAGATCCCGAGCGCCCCagacagaggaaaaggaggaaacctCGCGTCCTCTTTTCTCAAGCCCAAGTGTACGAACTGGAGAGAAGGTTCAAGCAGCAGAAATACCTCTCGGCCCCCGAGAGGGACCACCTAGCGAACGTGCTAAAGCTCACCTCCACCCAGGTGAAAATTTGGTTCCAGAATCGAAGGTACAAATGCAAAAGGCAGAGACAGGACCAGACGCTAGAAATGGTGGGGATCCCTCCCCCGCGGCGGATCGCGGTGCCGGTGCTGGTGCGCGATGGGAAGCCCTGCCTGGGGGAATCTTCCCCCTACAGCTCACCCTACAATGTCAGCATTAACCCCTACAGCTACAACGCCTACCCCGCGTACACCAACTACAACAGCCCCGCCTGCAACGCCAACTACAACTGCAACTACCCCTCCATGCAGCCCATGCAGCCCTCGGCACCCGCCAACAACTTCATGAACTTCAGCGTGGGGGACTTGAATTCGGTGCAAACGCCCATCCCGCAGGGCAACGCGAGCATCTCCACCTTGCACGGGATCCGAGCCTGGTAG